GGCCAAGGGCAACGACGGCCACACGCTGGTGATGGTGGCGATCAACTCTCTGACGATGCTCTTGCTGTATGGTCCGCTGGGCGGGTTCCTGCTGGGGGTGGGGTCGCTGCCGGTGCCCTGGCAGGCCCTGCTGCTGTCGATCGCGATCTACGTCGCCCTGCCGCTGGCGGCCGGCTACGCCTCGCGCCGGTGGATCATCCAGGCCAAGGGGCGCCAGTGGTTCGAGCAGAAGTTCCTGCACGTTCTGACGCCCATCACGATCATCGCGCTGCTGGCGACGCTGGTGCTGTTGTTCTCATTCAAGGGCCGCACGATCCTGAATGACCCGCTGACGATCGTCTGGATCGCGGTGCCCCTGTTTCTCCAGACGGTGCTGATCTTCGCTTTGGGGTATGGCCTGGCCAGGCTGCTCAAGTTCAATTACGCAGACGCGGCCCCCTCGGCGATGATCGGGGCGTCCAATCACTTCGAGGTCGCCATCGCCACCGCGACGATCCTGTTTGGCCTGTCAAGCGGGGCGGCCCTGGCGACGGTGGTCGGCGTGCTGATCGAAGTGCCCGTCATGCTCATGCTCGTCAAGATATGTCTGCGAACGCAGAACTGGTTTCATAACACAACACCCACAGCCGCCCGTGCGGCTGCTTAAGGAACCCGTGCCATGACAACACCCGAAGACACTCATGAACTGGTGAAGAAGGCTTACGGCCAGGTCGCTGCGGGTCAGCAGTCATGCTGCTGCGACTCTGCGGCCGCCGATTCCGCATCCTGCTGCAGTAAGGGCGCCTACGTCGTTCCGGACCATCCGGTTCCCGAGTCGGAGTTGGGGCTTTCGTGCGGCAATCCGCTGGCGTTTGGCCACATCGGGCCCGGCGACGTGGTGCTGGACCTCGGCAGCGGAGCGGGCAAGGATGTCTTCCTGGCCGCGCAGAAAGTCGGCGACGCCGGCCGTGCGATCGGCGTGGACATGACGCCCGAGATGCTGCAGCTTGCCCGCAAAAACGCGGTGAAGTTTTTCACGACAACGGGCCTGGCCAATGTCGAATTCCGCCAGGGGCAGATCGAGGAGCTTCCGGTCGAAGATGCCTCCGTCGACGTGGTGATCTCCAACTGCGTGATCAATCTTTCGCCCGACAAACCGCAGGTGTTCCGCGAGGTCCATCGCGTGCTCAAACCCGGCGGGCGAATGATCGTCAGCGACATCGTGCTCAACAAGCCCCTGCCCCAGGCAGCCTTGGACGACGCCGGACTCTATGCCGCCTGCATCGCCGGCGCGCTGCTGCGGAAGGATTACTTGCAGGCGATCCGTGACGCGGGGTTTGACCGGGTAGAAATCCTCAGCGACCACACTTATCAGGCGTCCGGCGCCTGCGACGATCCGATAGCCGCCCCCAACGCCGATGCCCTGGCAGGCGCGGCCGCGTCGATCACAGTGCTGGCGACCAAATAGCGAGAGTCTTCATTCCGGGTCGCCGATGAAGACCTCGGCCGGCCGCTGGTCCTGCGCGGCGCCGCGTGGGCGGCGCACGAAACGCACAACGGCCGCGGCTGTTCCCAGGGCAAAAAGGGCCGCCCCCACCGCGAAGGCGATGTCCGGCGACTCCATTTTCTCCAGCAGCGACCAGATCAGCAGCGGACCGGTCGCCGAGCCGAAGTCGGCCGCCGTGGCGTAAGCGGCAAAGGCCCGCGAGCCGAATCGCCCCGCCTCGGCCGACAGAACCACATGCAGCGCCGTCGTGCATACGAAGAACAGCACCACCAGCGCCAGCAGTGCGGCGATGGACGGTCCGGTTGCCGCCGCCATCAGCACAAGCATTCCGGCGAGAAAGAAGACCACCGTGCCCAGGCGGTGTCCCATGCGGTCCTGCATGGCCCCCAGCGTGGGGGCGCCGAGAATATTGATGACATACTGCACCGCCAGCATCGCGCCGGTCACGGTAGCCACGCCGATCGCCCATGGCCCCAAGTCAAGATGCTCGCCCACGGCCTTCTTGAGCACGTGGCCCAGCGACGAGGTGATGACGCCCGAGGCCACGCAGCCGACCACGAACCCGCAGATCAGCAGCCAGAGGCTGTTGTCGGCGCGGGCGGTGTTGGCGGAGGCGTGGAACGCCGAATGCCCGTCCAGCCCCCGCCGCGCCACGACGGCCGGAACCGCCGCCGCCAGCGATAGCACTCCCAGAAGCACCATCGCCGGCGAGAAGCCCATCGCGTCGAACAGCAGCGCCCCGCCAAGCAGGCCAGCCGTCGAACCCAGGCGGCTGACGCCGTCATAGAAGCCCATGATCTTTCCCGATCGCCCCGGGGGCGAGGCATCCATCGTCGTCATGATGCCCACCTGGCGAATGCACGACCAGCACAGCCCCCACAGAATCCTCGCCGCCAGCAGCGCCGCGAAGACCGGCCAGGCTCCGTAGCTGATCGTCAGCAGCGCCCCCAGCACCAGCGCGCCGGTCAGCACCCACGTGGGGCTGAAACGTCGCGTCAGACGCTCGGCCAGATGGTTCGTCAGCAGGCGGATCCACCGATTGGCCGACAACAGGATGCCCACCTGAAACTTGCGCAACCCCAGGGAATCGAAGTACGTCGGCAGCACCGAGTACAGCGCCTGGTCGCCCAGCAGCGAGATCGCCGTGGCGACGGCCACCAGGATCACAGACCGATGCGGCCGAGGTTTTGCGTTGTCACTCATATTCAGGCGAGGTTATCAGGCGAGGGTGCCGTGGCGCGCAGTGCCACAGGCCCGGAGAGCCACGATCCCTGAACTTGCGGCCTTGCTGTCACATCGTGGCTGTCGGGCTAAAGCCCTCCCGCCACGGCACCCGATGCGCTACTTCGGAATCCCGAAGAGCTTTTCCTTCAGGTCGAGGTAGTACAGATAATCGTCGGGCTTGACGTTGGGCGGGCAGCGGTGGTCGCAGAACGGGATGTACCCGCCGCGGGCCACGTACGGGATAAGCGACTCAAGGTACTTCTTGATCGCGGCCTTGCCGTGGCCGAGCTGGATCTTGTCCACCCCGCCCATCAGGCGCAGGTCCTTGCCGTATTCGTCGAGCAGCTCGCCGGGGTGGCAGCAGCTCTGCACTTCGTACGGGAACATGCAGTTGATGCCGCCCTCCATGAACAGCTTGAGGATCGGCCGCACGTCGCCGTCACAGTCGGTGTACCACAGGTCGATCCCGTGTTTTTTCAGCTTGGCGTCGATGCGCTTGTAGCGCGGCATGACGACGTTGCGGAAGAAGTCCACCGAGACGATCGGCCCGTGATTGAAGCAGATGTCTTCCCAGCCGCTGGCGTAG
The sequence above is a segment of the Planctomycetaceae bacterium genome. Coding sequences within it:
- a CDS encoding MFS transporter, which produces MSDNAKPRPHRSVILVAVATAISLLGDQALYSVLPTYFDSLGLRKFQVGILLSANRWIRLLTNHLAERLTRRFSPTWVLTGALVLGALLTISYGAWPVFAALLAARILWGLCWSCIRQVGIMTTMDASPPGRSGKIMGFYDGVSRLGSTAGLLGGALLFDAMGFSPAMVLLGVLSLAAAVPAVVARRGLDGHSAFHASANTARADNSLWLLICGFVVGCVASGVITSSLGHVLKKAVGEHLDLGPWAIGVATVTGAMLAVQYVINILGAPTLGAMQDRMGHRLGTVVFFLAGMLVLMAAATGPSIAALLALVVLFFVCTTALHVVLSAEAGRFGSRAFAAYATAADFGSATGPLLIWSLLEKMESPDIAFAVGAALFALGTAAAVVRFVRRPRGAAQDQRPAEVFIGDPE
- the arsB gene encoding ACR3 family arsenite efflux transporter, translated to MNAKGLSIFERYLTLCILLCIAGGIVLGSAAPGLAKSLDAMAVYVDGAPVVSIPIAIALFFMMYPIMVKIDFAQVIKAGKSIKPVGLTLLINWAIKPFTMYTIAVFFLGTLFYGFIGPDAVDLVKMPLGMDLPVGATHGAGTVVLHEGVKMLQVPLWRSYLAGCILLGIAPCTAMVLVWGYLAKGNDGHTLVMVAINSLTMLLLYGPLGGFLLGVGSLPVPWQALLLSIAIYVALPLAAGYASRRWIIQAKGRQWFEQKFLHVLTPITIIALLATLVLLFSFKGRTILNDPLTIVWIAVPLFLQTVLIFALGYGLARLLKFNYADAAPSAMIGASNHFEVAIATATILFGLSSGAALATVVGVLIEVPVMLMLVKICLRTQNWFHNTTPTAARAAA
- the arsM gene encoding arsenite methyltransferase, which gives rise to MTTPEDTHELVKKAYGQVAAGQQSCCCDSAAADSASCCSKGAYVVPDHPVPESELGLSCGNPLAFGHIGPGDVVLDLGSGAGKDVFLAAQKVGDAGRAIGVDMTPEMLQLARKNAVKFFTTTGLANVEFRQGQIEELPVEDASVDVVISNCVINLSPDKPQVFREVHRVLKPGGRMIVSDIVLNKPLPQAALDDAGLYAACIAGALLRKDYLQAIRDAGFDRVEILSDHTYQASGACDDPIAAPNADALAGAAASITVLATK